In Pirellula sp. SH-Sr6A, the DNA window CGATGTTCCTTCGGGGCATTGCAGTTCGAGGATCACCGCACCTTGTTGGGCGAGCGGGTTTTGGCGAATCAGTTCATCGATGGGGCCTTGGCCTCGCAGTTGTCCCAATGCCATGATCGCGACGCGATCGCAGATAAGTTCGACCTCTTGCAGGATGTGGCTGTTGAGGAAGACCGTCTTTCCGCGCGCTTTGAGGCGGGTGAGCAAGTCCCGGATTTGCGATCGTCCCATCGGATCGAGGCCGTCGGTGGGTTCGTCCATAATGAGCAGTTCGGGATCATGCAAAAGGGCTTGGGCTAGCCCCAACCGTTGTCTCATCCCTTTCGAGTAGCGGCGAACCGGTTCGTGTTCCCGACCGGTCAGATCGACCATGTCGAAGACTTCACGCTCGCGGGCGGCGATTTGAGAATCGGTCAATTCGCTGAGGCGGCCGTAGAAGTACAGGGCGCTGCGACCGGTGTGGTGTCGGGGGAAGATCAAGTTCTCGGGAAGGTAGCCAATTTTCCGTCGAGCCGCTTTGCTTCCGGCCTCCATATCGAGGACGGTCGCCTTTCCTTTGCTCGGGTGGAGGATGCCGAGGAGGATCTTGATCAAGGTCGTTTTGCCGGCGCCGTTGGGGCCGAGGAGTCCGAAGACTTCACCGTTTCGGACATCCAGGCTGACGTTTTGAAGCGCCTTGTGATGTTTGCGAAACAAGATGCCTTCGCTGTAGGTCTTAGAAAGTTGCTCAACAGAGATGGCTGCAGCCATAGGGTACCCATCGATCGAGTGGAGACGAGAATTGCGATTCGAATTCGTCGAGGGTCACGAATTCTTGGGGAACGTCTTGAAGACGTCCTCGAGAATCCTATCAGAAAGAAAAGGCTGCGGAAATCAAAAGCCGTCTATTCCCACCGAGTTTCTACCATGGCGAATCGCCTACGGTTTGAGTACGGACTTCACGACCTCGCCGGAATGCATCTTCTCGAATGCCTCGTGCCATTGCTCGATGGGCCAGACTCCGCCGATGATCGGGCGAACGTTGAGTTGGCCGCTAGCAAGGATGGCGATTACCCGTTCCCAAATCGCCCAGTGGTGGCTGAAGCTTCCCTGCAGGCGAACATTCTTTTGCACCAAGGGATCGATGTTGAAACCGAGTGGTTGAGGGCCCCAACCGACCTTGCTAATCCAGCCGGCGGGCCGGACGAGATCCAGGGCAATTTTCAACGTAATGCTCGCACCCGCCGCGTCGATAATTCCGTCGGCTCCCATGCCGTCGCGTTCCATCGCCCAAGCCTTCGCGTCGCCGATGATGGGGATGCAACCGTAGTTCTCGGCGGCGATGTTCAAACGATGACGATCCGCTTCCAAGCCGACAATGGCTACCTCGGCACCGCAAAGTCTCGCCATCGCAGCGCAGAGAATACCGATGGTGCCAGGTCCGAGGACGACGACGCGATCCCCCGGTTCGATGTGGGCGTTTTTAACCACGGCGTTATACGCGACACAACATGGTTCGGTGAGGCATGCTTGCTCAAAGGGAAGATGGTCGGGAACATGATGCAAAATTCGCGATGGGACTCGGACGTAACGCGTCATGGCACCATGGACACCATACCCGAATCCTTTACGAGTGGGATCGAGGTTGTACCGCCCCTGCCGGCTCATCGGGTTGTTGGGGTCGATGATCGCAGCGGTTTCGCTAACGACTCGATCTCCAATATCCCAACCGACAACGCGCGAGCCCTTTTCCACAATCGTGCCACCGAACTCGTGCCCCAATACCACGGGGTAGTTGACGGGCCAGGAGTGGTCGGCGGTCCATTGGTGGAGATCGCTGCCGCATACTCCCACGTTGCTTACCTCGAGCAAGACGTCTTCATCTCCGATGTTGGGAGTTTCGATTTCTCGGATCTCAACGGAGCCCTTTTGGGGTGCGAAATTCACGACGGCAGGAGAAGTCGACATAGCGGGGGATCCAACGGCAGCGAGGGGGAGGAAAACAAGGAGCAAGCAAGGAGCAAACTGGGTGAAACCGGTTTTGGAAACCGGCGAGCTATTAAAGCATATGCCGGGAACTTTGTCGCTGCCGGTCGATTTGCGGCTTCGATTTCGATACACTTTTAGGTATGAACTCTGTCGGGATACAGAGTTGTATTCGCTTTGACAGGTTTCTTGCAATGTAAAACTCGAAGGACAAAAAACATGAGTAGCACGCCCGCTCTTCCCGTGGATTCCATCGTCACCGAATCCGCCTTCTCCCAGATGCTGATGAAAGTCTGGGGTTACGATTCTCTTAGGCCATCGCAGCGCGATGCAGTCGAATCGATTTTGCAACGACGCGATACGCTGGTCGTTATGCCGACTGGGGGTGGCAAGTCGCTTTGTTATCAAGCGCCTGCGGTCTACTCCGGTGGATTGACGGTTGTCGTTTCTCCGTTGTTGGCATTGATGAAAGATCAAGTCGACGCGTTGCGATCGGTGGGAGTGTGCGCGGTGCGAGTCGATAGCACGTTGAACGCCGAAGAAAAACGGGAAGCTGCCCGTTTGGTCCGTTCCGGCGAAGCGAGGTTGCTGTTCGTGTCACCGGAGCGTTTGTTGACCAACGACTTCCTTCGCTTTCTCTCGGAGTATCCGCCCCATACGTTTGCCATCGACGAGGCCCACTGCGTGTCCCAATGGGGGCACGATTTTCGTCCTGAGTATCGACAACTGGGTCAACTGCGTGGCAGTTTTCCCAAAGCCGCGATCCACGCGTTCACCGCGACGGCCACACAACGTGTGCGGCAGGACATCGTGGCACAACTGCAGCTGCGCGATCCCAATGTGCTCGTCAGCTCCTTTGATCGCCCCAATTTGAATTACCGCATTATCCCTCGCGAGAACTTGTTCACGCAGGTCTACGAGATTTGCGATCGAGCGCGAGGGACCGGCGGAATCGTCTATTGCATGCGTCGCAGAGATGTCGAGGAGCACGCAGCGTACCTTGTCTCGAAGGGAATCTCAGCGGTCGGGTACCACGCTGGTATGACCCACGAAGAACGGAAGCGAGCCCAGGAGGCCTTTGTCGGCGAGACCGTGGACGTGGTGGTCGCGACGGTCGCCTTTGGGATGGGGATCGATCGTTCCAATGTTCGGTTCGTCGTGCACGCGGCGATGCCGAAATCGATCGAGCACTACCAACAAGAGACGGGCCGCGCAGGACGAGATGGGCTTCCCGCCGACTGCACCTTGTTCTTTTCCGCGGCCGATGCCATCACCATCCGAAGACTGACCGAGAAGAGTCTGTTGGATGCCCACGCCGACGAAGCGATCCTGCAGTCCACGTTGCAGCATTTGGAAGATATGGTGAATTACTGTCGAGTTCCCAAGTGCCGGCACCGAGCGTTGGTCGAATACTTTGCCGAGACCTATCCTAGGCCGTCGTGCGGCGCGTGCGATGTCTGTCTTGGGGAAACCGATTGCATCCATGAAGCCAAAGAGGTTGCCCAGAAAATCCTGTCCTGCGTCTTTCGCATCGACGAGCGATTCGGGGTGAAATACCTCACCGAAGTTTTGCTCGGAGCCAACACGAAAGAGGTGCGAGCGCGCAAGCATGATCAATTGAGTACCTACGGTATCTTGAAAGGCCACACGAAGGAGCAGATCCAAGATTGGGTCTATCAGTTAGTAGGTCAGCAGATGTTGCGGATCGAGGCAGGCGAGTTCCCCATTGTGAAGCTTGGAAGCGACGCAAAGGGAGTTCTGCGAGGCACCGTCACCCCCATTTTGCTGCGATCGGCTCCGAAGAAAATCAACCAGACGCAAACCGCGAATTTGCTCACCGAAGCTGCCGATCCGTCCCTTTTCGAGGCGTTGAGGCAAGTTCGAAAGCAGCTTGCATCAGACGCGAACTTACCCCCGTATGTGATCGTCAACGATCGCTCCCTTTTGGAGATGGCGGCGGTCCGTCCCAGTTCACGGGACGGATTGAGATCGATTCATGGCATGGGTGAGTCGCGATGCAAGGCATACGGCGAAGCCTTTTTTGCATGCATCGAACGAATCTCCGCGGAGAGATCGTTGAATCGCGATGTTCGGGTGCTCAGCGATATCCGCGCGAGTGATTCGCGGGGCGTTGGGGCGGGATCGGTGGGTGCTCCTCCCGAAGTCATTCCAGGGAGACAGCAAGATGCGAGGAAATACTTTCGGCGCAAGGAGTCGATCGACGCGGTCGCGACTGCCCTGAAGCTCTCGAAGAGCACCATTGCGAAATATCTGGTTGAGTGGCTGGAATCCGAACCCTGCGAGAGCATCGAGCCTTGGGTGAGTCGCGACGTGGAGGCGAAGGTGTTGGAGGCGGCCAGGGTGACGCAGGCCGATCGTCTGAAGCCCATCTTCGAATACTTGAAGGGGACGGTGGATTACGAAACGATCCGCATCGTGTTATCGTTTCAAGGGTCGCAGGTCGGTCGCTAAATCCGTCACGGGGTGAGCAGTAGGATTTCGAATGGTTCAACCATTTGGCGATCTTCCTTTTTCTAAAAACCAAAACGGCAAGACAGTGAATAGATGGTTTCAGTGAAAAGCGGGTTGGATGTTTTGATCGACGAGGAGTTTCAGCCGTTGCGGGGCAAGCGAGTTGGGTTGGTTACCCATCCAGCGGCTGTCGATCGCACGTTGCGAAGTTCGCTCGAGCGATTCGCGGAAGCCCCGTTGACATTGTCAGCCATCTTCGGGCCCGAGCACGGCTTGCATGGCCAAGCACAGGACTTGATCGGTGTCACGGAAGAGGAATCCAGGACCGTTACACGCGTGGTGAGTTTGTACGGCAAGGATGTCGCGAGTTTGCATCCCAGCAAAGAGTCCCTCGAAGGCTTGGATGTTCTGGTGATCGATTTGCAAGACATCGGGACTCGATTCTATACGTTCCAAGCGACGATGTTGTATTGCATGCAAGTCGCGTTGCCGATGGGACTCCCCGTGATGATCCTTGATCGCCCCAATCCTTTGGGCGGTTTGGAGGTCGAAGGTCCTGTATTGCGGCCGGGCTATGAAAGTTTTGTCGGTGCGCATAACATCCCGGTGCGCCATGGTATGACCATGGGCGAATTGGCGCACTTTTATGCGGATAAACTTGGGTTGCCCGGTGAGCTTTTGCAGGTTGTGCGATGCCAGGGGTGGGAGAGGGATCGTTACGCAGACGAAACGTGCATGCCGTGGGTGATGCCTTCGCCGAATATGCCGACTCTCGACACGGCATTGGTTTATCCGGGGCAGTGCTTGTTCGAAGGAACCCTTTTGAGCGAAGGGAGAGGGACTACCCGACCATTTGAAATCTGTGGCGCACCGTGGATCGATGCTTCCCGTTTGGCGGAAGAAATGAACGCTCAGGGGATACCCGGTGTTTATTTTCGACCGGTTTGTTTCCGACCGACATTTCAGAAACACGCCAATAGCGATTGTGGTGGAGTGCAAATCCACGTTCTCGATCGC includes these proteins:
- a CDS encoding ABC transporter ATP-binding protein, which produces MAAAISVEQLSKTYSEGILFRKHHKALQNVSLDVRNGEVFGLLGPNGAGKTTLIKILLGILHPSKGKATVLDMEAGSKAARRKIGYLPENLIFPRHHTGRSALYFYGRLSELTDSQIAAREREVFDMVDLTGREHEPVRRYSKGMRQRLGLAQALLHDPELLIMDEPTDGLDPMGRSQIRDLLTRLKARGKTVFLNSHILQEVELICDRVAIMALGQLRGQGPIDELIRQNPLAQQGAVILELQCPEGTSIEAFFSQTHPVSIVPLSETERVYRVELSLPDQISLDHLIDRLRTQQISILAVERFRPSLEQVFMSFVGSVPPHLR
- a CDS encoding zinc-binding dehydrogenase produces the protein MSTSPAVVNFAPQKGSVEIREIETPNIGDEDVLLEVSNVGVCGSDLHQWTADHSWPVNYPVVLGHEFGGTIVEKGSRVVGWDIGDRVVSETAAIIDPNNPMSRQGRYNLDPTRKGFGYGVHGAMTRYVRVPSRILHHVPDHLPFEQACLTEPCCVAYNAVVKNAHIEPGDRVVVLGPGTIGILCAAMARLCGAEVAIVGLEADRHRLNIAAENYGCIPIIGDAKAWAMERDGMGADGIIDAAGASITLKIALDLVRPAGWISKVGWGPQPLGFNIDPLVQKNVRLQGSFSHHWAIWERVIAILASGQLNVRPIIGGVWPIEQWHEAFEKMHSGEVVKSVLKP
- the recQ gene encoding DNA helicase RecQ; its protein translation is MSSTPALPVDSIVTESAFSQMLMKVWGYDSLRPSQRDAVESILQRRDTLVVMPTGGGKSLCYQAPAVYSGGLTVVVSPLLALMKDQVDALRSVGVCAVRVDSTLNAEEKREAARLVRSGEARLLFVSPERLLTNDFLRFLSEYPPHTFAIDEAHCVSQWGHDFRPEYRQLGQLRGSFPKAAIHAFTATATQRVRQDIVAQLQLRDPNVLVSSFDRPNLNYRIIPRENLFTQVYEICDRARGTGGIVYCMRRRDVEEHAAYLVSKGISAVGYHAGMTHEERKRAQEAFVGETVDVVVATVAFGMGIDRSNVRFVVHAAMPKSIEHYQQETGRAGRDGLPADCTLFFSAADAITIRRLTEKSLLDAHADEAILQSTLQHLEDMVNYCRVPKCRHRALVEYFAETYPRPSCGACDVCLGETDCIHEAKEVAQKILSCVFRIDERFGVKYLTEVLLGANTKEVRARKHDQLSTYGILKGHTKEQIQDWVYQLVGQQMLRIEAGEFPIVKLGSDAKGVLRGTVTPILLRSAPKKINQTQTANLLTEAADPSLFEALRQVRKQLASDANLPPYVIVNDRSLLEMAAVRPSSRDGLRSIHGMGESRCKAYGEAFFACIERISAERSLNRDVRVLSDIRASDSRGVGAGSVGAPPEVIPGRQQDARKYFRRKESIDAVATALKLSKSTIAKYLVEWLESEPCESIEPWVSRDVEAKVLEAARVTQADRLKPIFEYLKGTVDYETIRIVLSFQGSQVGR
- a CDS encoding exo-beta-N-acetylmuramidase NamZ domain-containing protein — protein: MVSVKSGLDVLIDEEFQPLRGKRVGLVTHPAAVDRTLRSSLERFAEAPLTLSAIFGPEHGLHGQAQDLIGVTEEESRTVTRVVSLYGKDVASLHPSKESLEGLDVLVIDLQDIGTRFYTFQATMLYCMQVALPMGLPVMILDRPNPLGGLEVEGPVLRPGYESFVGAHNIPVRHGMTMGELAHFYADKLGLPGELLQVVRCQGWERDRYADETCMPWVMPSPNMPTLDTALVYPGQCLFEGTLLSEGRGTTRPFEICGAPWIDASRLAEEMNAQGIPGVYFRPVCFRPTFQKHANSDCGGVQIHVLDRADFRPVRVGLALLQSMRRQSIEQFRWRTEIYEFVENPIAIDLLFGSDRERLAIEAEVPWEEIASVWEEEEQAFRHELRPFWLYP